One bacterium DNA segment encodes these proteins:
- a CDS encoding permease, which yields MARVFLDQLWRLSLDIAPLLLLGLIVAGILHVLVSERAVLRHLGRPGWWTVVKATLLAIPLPLCSCSVVPVVASLRRKGATNGASVSFLIAAPQIGADSFLLTQGLLGPLFALFRIAASAVTALVAGVALDRTAQPSGQAVPQLLESPGIVWRTAPLAFWRHVRELTGSLANNLLIGLAVAALILVLLPEGWLDSWQGRNPLLSMFPMLLIGLPVYICATAATPIAAALVMKGLHPGAALVFLLAGPATNMVTLVLLRSTLGWRSLAVYIASIAGVSLLAGWLLGEFWTGSALPAAHSHAHGHEISWLTGAGWLAMVLLLAWHYVDKLGATFRQGGPDAALPSAEDLSLSVAGMTCTHCAGRVDLALRDTGLVADLSVDLASGSVRVWPRIGVDRTTLLPQLRLAVREAGYDAPED from the coding sequence ATGGCAAGAGTCTTCCTTGATCAGCTTTGGCGCTTGTCACTGGACATCGCTCCCCTCCTGCTTCTGGGCTTGATCGTGGCCGGTATCCTGCATGTGCTGGTCTCGGAGCGGGCCGTGCTGCGCCATCTGGGCCGGCCGGGCTGGTGGACTGTGGTCAAGGCCACACTGCTGGCGATTCCCCTTCCCTTGTGCAGTTGCAGCGTGGTGCCAGTGGTGGCCTCACTGCGGCGCAAGGGGGCCACCAATGGAGCCAGCGTCAGTTTTCTTATTGCGGCGCCCCAGATCGGCGCCGATTCCTTCCTTCTCACCCAAGGCCTGCTGGGGCCGCTCTTCGCCCTCTTTCGCATTGCCGCTTCGGCCGTCACGGCCCTGGTGGCCGGCGTGGCCCTGGATCGGACCGCCCAACCTTCCGGGCAAGCCGTTCCCCAGCTGCTTGAATCCCCTGGGATCGTCTGGCGGACGGCACCGCTGGCCTTCTGGCGTCATGTCCGCGAGTTGACAGGCAGCCTGGCCAACAACCTGCTGATCGGCCTCGCCGTCGCCGCCCTCATTCTCGTCCTGCTGCCGGAAGGCTGGTTGGACAGCTGGCAGGGCCGCAATCCCTTGCTCTCCATGTTTCCCATGCTGCTCATTGGCTTGCCGGTCTATATCTGCGCCACGGCGGCCACACCCATCGCCGCCGCCTTGGTGATGAAGGGATTGCATCCGGGGGCGGCCCTCGTCTTCCTGTTGGCTGGACCAGCCACCAACATGGTCACCCTCGTCCTGCTGCGCAGCACCCTGGGTTGGCGCTCATTGGCCGTGTACATCGCATCCATCGCCGGCGTCTCCTTGTTGGCGGGCTGGCTCCTTGGCGAATTCTGGACGGGATCGGCCCTGCCCGCCGCCCATAGCCATGCCCATGGGCACGAAATCAGCTGGTTGACCGGGGCGGGGTGGCTGGCCATGGTCCTGCTGTTGGCGTGGCACTACGTCGACAAGCTCGGCGCGACCTTCCGGCAAGGCGGGCCGGATGCGGCCCTGCCCAGCGCGGAAGATCTGAGTCTAAGCGTGGCAGGCATGACCTGCACCCATTGTGCCGGCCGGGTGGATCTGGCCCTGCGCGACACGGGGCTGGTGGCCGACCTGTCGGTGGACCTGGCTTCGGGCAGCGTCCGGGTTTGGCCGCGGATCGGCGTGGACCGCACCACGCTGCTTCCTCAGCTCAGATTGGCCGTGCGTGAAGCTGGATATGACGCGCCCGAAGATTGA